In Treponema denticola, one genomic interval encodes:
- a CDS encoding FadR/GntR family transcriptional regulator encodes MESEEQTLKKEKIASLIQDKILTGLFSAGEYLPSERDLAERFEVSRPVVHEALLSLQSKGLITMRPRHGCTVNDFGSSISVRLLAELYRNKQISEPEKIEAGLVEFRQLILTHIIKKLTNRISKLSVKERFHFFLPLKNKIHFSQPENIEISAIEDFEFYRTLIDLSDNPIFLLSFETAEEIYKHQFKQFLCENLSYADSIPEYKQLFFNALIEADEEDSIKIMIKLTQPETYRDTDLCSKKKILIKSS; translated from the coding sequence ATGGAATCGGAGGAACAGACTTTAAAAAAAGAAAAAATCGCATCTCTTATTCAGGATAAAATTTTAACCGGTTTATTTTCAGCCGGAGAATATCTTCCTTCTGAAAGGGACCTTGCAGAACGCTTTGAAGTATCAAGACCTGTAGTACATGAAGCTCTTCTCAGTCTCCAGTCAAAAGGGCTTATAACGATGCGGCCGCGTCACGGATGTACTGTAAACGACTTTGGTTCTTCCATATCGGTGAGGCTCTTAGCCGAGCTTTATCGAAACAAGCAGATATCGGAACCCGAAAAGATTGAAGCCGGCCTTGTTGAATTTAGGCAGCTTATTTTAACTCATATTATAAAAAAACTTACAAACCGAATTTCAAAATTATCGGTAAAAGAACGCTTCCATTTTTTTCTACCTTTAAAAAATAAAATACACTTTTCTCAACCTGAGAATATTGAAATTTCAGCGATAGAAGACTTTGAATTTTACCGTACCTTAATAGATTTATCGGACAATCCTATTTTTCTACTAAGCTTTGAAACAGCAGAAGAAATTTATAAACACCAATTTAAACAATTTTTATGTGAAAATCTATCCTATGCAGACAGCATCCCTGAATACAAACAGCTTTTTTTTAATGCCCTCATCGAGGCGGACGAAGAAGATTCCATAAAAATAATGATAAAATTAACTCAGCCCGAGACATATAGGGATACGGATCTATGCAGCAAAAAGAAGATTTTAATAAAAAGCTCTTAA
- a CDS encoding CC/Se motif family (seleno)protein — MTINIDDKVLDYLKKINSKAITIDLIGCASUGVGEPQPVVSPVEPKKDKEEFKLIKSGDVDVYVKNKINASNDTLFVKYKKVLFSEKLIVEGIVF; from the coding sequence ATGACAATAAATATTGATGACAAAGTTTTGGATTATTTAAAAAAAATCAATTCTAAGGCCATAACTATTGACCTTATAGGCTGTGCTTCCTGAGGCGTGGGAGAACCCCAGCCGGTCGTGTCACCGGTAGAGCCCAAAAAAGATAAGGAAGAATTCAAATTGATAAAGTCGGGGGATGTAGATGTTTATGTAAAAAATAAAATCAATGCATCAAACGATACTCTTTTTGTAAAATACAAGAAGGTATTATTCTCCGAAAAACTAATCGTTGAAGGCATAGTCTTTTAA
- a CDS encoding L-cystine transporter, producing MDIIWICGIVAAALLLMYGIKYMKKLNMSFNVRVVTALVVGIIFGAILQLTVKDSALIKKAMSWITLVGSGYVRLLRMIVYPLIIVSITKSIATQKQNIGKAAGRILAVLVITVAIAALVGALTTSAFGLSAENLTAGESEIARGKAMEGRLHDFEAKPIQQQILEIIPTNPFYAFSGQGSNATLATVFFSAMLGFAALFLKRSNPDSADVFIKWLNSCSDVVMRLVRMVLRITPYGVLALMINITSTSNFSEILRLIGFIGASYIAIIIMFVVHGLYLLTAGLNPITFFKKSVSNLMFAFTSRSSAGALPLTVSNQVNNLGVPEGIANLAGSLGTSIGQNGCAGIYPAMLAVMIAPTLGINPLAPVFLVKLIVITALGSFGIVGVGGGATFAAIIVLSSMGLPITLAGLLVAIEPLIDMGRTALNVSDSLLSGVIAAKRTGELDEAIYNRKEIIVE from the coding sequence ATGGATATAATTTGGATATGCGGCATTGTAGCCGCAGCGTTGTTACTCATGTATGGAATTAAATACATGAAAAAACTTAATATGAGCTTTAATGTACGCGTAGTTACAGCTCTTGTTGTAGGTATCATCTTTGGTGCAATCCTACAGCTTACCGTTAAAGATTCGGCTCTGATAAAAAAAGCTATGAGCTGGATTACTTTAGTAGGAAGCGGTTATGTAAGATTGCTTAGAATGATTGTTTACCCTCTAATCATTGTAAGCATTACAAAATCAATTGCTACACAAAAACAAAACATCGGAAAAGCAGCCGGAAGAATTTTAGCTGTTCTTGTGATCACTGTTGCAATAGCAGCTCTTGTAGGAGCCCTTACAACTTCTGCATTCGGCCTATCGGCAGAAAATCTTACAGCCGGTGAAAGTGAAATTGCAAGAGGAAAGGCAATGGAAGGCAGACTTCATGACTTTGAGGCAAAACCGATTCAGCAGCAAATTCTTGAAATTATCCCGACCAATCCCTTCTACGCATTTTCAGGTCAAGGCTCAAATGCAACTTTGGCTACGGTTTTCTTCTCGGCAATGCTTGGCTTCGCAGCCTTATTCTTAAAACGAAGCAATCCCGACAGTGCAGACGTATTTATTAAATGGCTTAATTCTTGCTCCGATGTAGTAATGAGGCTTGTACGAATGGTTCTCCGCATTACGCCTTACGGAGTTTTGGCTCTGATGATTAATATCACCTCAACCTCAAATTTCTCTGAAATTTTAAGGCTTATAGGATTTATAGGAGCAAGCTATATTGCAATTATCATAATGTTTGTTGTACACGGATTATACTTGCTTACGGCAGGATTAAATCCCATAACATTCTTTAAGAAAAGTGTTTCAAACCTTATGTTTGCATTTACATCAAGGTCTTCCGCAGGAGCTCTTCCTCTTACCGTTTCAAACCAAGTAAATAACTTAGGAGTTCCGGAAGGTATCGCTAACCTTGCAGGAAGTTTAGGCACAAGTATCGGACAAAACGGATGTGCAGGAATTTATCCCGCAATGTTGGCAGTTATGATTGCTCCCACTTTAGGAATCAATCCATTGGCACCCGTCTTCCTTGTAAAGCTTATCGTAATTACAGCCTTGGGCAGTTTCGGAATCGTTGGTGTAGGAGGCGGAGCAACATTTGCCGCAATCATAGTTCTATCTTCAATGGGTCTTCCGATAACTCTTGCCGGTCTTCTTGTTGCTATTGAACCCCTCATCGACATGGGACGAACAGCCTTAAACGTAAGCGATTCTCTTCTTTCAGGCGTAATTGCAGCAAAAAGAACAGGCGAGCTGGATGAGGCAATTTATAACAGAAAAGAAATTATTGTTGAATAA
- the sppA gene encoding signal peptide peptidase SppA, with translation MQENQEQKKRPGCFMAFFRGINILRLIIINIIFFFFFFSFLGVMGSIPSNTKTVERVPNEAVLMINPSGILTEKEADIFSAGIPAIGKKSAVVVSDLVKAIKNAASDRRITSLYLDFSELRGLSSGHLSELGNALRLFKNSGKKIYAYAVGYSIPSYFLASYADRIGIDPLGEVSFAGFASRPVFFKGLEEKFGIKWNVIQAGTYKGMAETYSRDSLSQNVRTNLKSMFDDLWNKYTSDIAANRNMPPEKIRAFAENNNALIKKYEGNGAKAALEEGFVTDIASVDEFAANVGFADSKTFSVNVNTIDYTSYNANFAEMPSQNSIGVIHLNGAISSSGTGRIDDSAVSYKIVELFDIAQDDPTVKAIVVRINSGGGEVFASEEIRRAVDRAKASGLPVVVSMGSVAASGAYWISSSADYIFASPYTITGSIGVLATAPSFKEAVKKYLGITSDLVYSGQKPSYSVLEEPSPEEKEVRQLEVMHIYKTFIETVARGRNLPEKTVEELAGGRVYSGEQALNLKLVDALGSLDEAVKYAAELANISGQYSVKEIKKPLPFTEALIKSILEDIDVSTLSQMNFADIKAFTDFLNLKSKKGIYVYSPEYLIWEN, from the coding sequence ATGCAGGAAAACCAAGAACAAAAAAAACGGCCGGGTTGTTTTATGGCGTTTTTTCGTGGAATAAATATTTTACGTTTGATAATAATAAACATCATTTTTTTCTTTTTCTTTTTTTCATTTTTGGGGGTTATGGGCAGCATACCCTCTAACACAAAAACAGTAGAGCGCGTACCGAATGAGGCCGTCCTAATGATAAATCCTTCAGGAATTCTTACAGAAAAGGAAGCCGATATTTTTTCGGCCGGCATTCCCGCAATCGGGAAAAAATCGGCAGTAGTCGTTTCGGACCTTGTAAAAGCTATAAAAAATGCGGCCTCCGATAGGCGTATAACAAGCCTTTATTTGGACTTTTCAGAGTTGCGAGGCCTCTCATCGGGGCATTTAAGCGAATTAGGAAATGCTTTAAGGCTCTTTAAAAATTCAGGTAAGAAAATATATGCCTATGCTGTAGGCTATTCCATTCCTTCTTATTTTTTAGCTTCTTATGCAGACCGAATAGGAATTGATCCGCTGGGAGAAGTCTCCTTTGCAGGCTTTGCCTCCCGTCCGGTCTTTTTTAAAGGTTTGGAAGAAAAATTCGGAATCAAGTGGAATGTGATACAGGCCGGAACCTACAAGGGCATGGCAGAAACTTATTCGCGGGACAGCCTTTCTCAAAATGTAAGAACCAATTTAAAATCCATGTTCGATGATTTATGGAACAAGTACACTTCGGATATTGCAGCAAATCGAAATATGCCGCCCGAAAAAATTAGGGCATTCGCAGAAAACAATAATGCCCTTATAAAAAAATATGAAGGAAACGGCGCGAAGGCCGCTTTAGAAGAAGGCTTTGTTACTGATATTGCTTCAGTCGATGAGTTCGCTGCAAACGTAGGCTTTGCCGATAGTAAAACATTTTCAGTAAATGTAAATACGATAGACTATACTTCGTATAATGCAAACTTTGCAGAAATGCCCTCTCAAAATTCTATAGGTGTCATTCATCTGAACGGAGCGATTTCTTCCAGCGGTACAGGACGTATAGATGACTCTGCCGTAAGTTACAAGATTGTAGAACTTTTTGATATTGCCCAAGATGACCCGACCGTAAAAGCTATCGTTGTAAGAATAAATTCAGGCGGAGGAGAGGTTTTTGCTTCGGAAGAAATAAGACGGGCTGTAGACAGAGCTAAAGCATCAGGTTTACCTGTTGTAGTTTCCATGGGGTCTGTTGCCGCTTCGGGAGCTTATTGGATTTCTTCTTCTGCAGATTATATTTTTGCAAGCCCCTACACAATTACAGGCTCAATCGGTGTATTGGCTACAGCTCCATCCTTTAAGGAAGCCGTAAAAAAATATCTGGGCATAACAAGCGATTTGGTTTATTCGGGACAAAAGCCCTCATATTCCGTTTTAGAAGAACCTTCTCCTGAAGAAAAAGAGGTAAGGCAGCTGGAAGTTATGCACATATATAAGACCTTTATCGAAACCGTTGCAAGGGGAAGAAATCTTCCTGAAAAAACCGTTGAAGAATTAGCCGGCGGCCGTGTCTATTCAGGTGAACAAGCCTTAAATTTAAAATTGGTTGATGCTTTAGGCTCTTTGGACGAGGCGGTAAAATATGCTGCAGAGCTTGCAAACATAAGCGGACAATATTCCGTAAAGGAAATAAAAAAGCCTCTGCCTTTTACGGAAGCCTTGATAAAAAGTATTTTAGAAGATATTGATGTTTCGACGCTTTCGCAGATGAACTTTGCAGACATCAAAGCCTTCACTGACTTTTTAAATTTAAAATCAAAAAAAGGCATCTATGTTTACAGCCCCGAATACCTTATTTGGGAAAACTAA
- the ychF gene encoding redox-regulated ATPase YchF — translation MAINCGIVGLPNVGKSTIFSALTSAPAEAANYPFCTINPNVGIVSLPDARLKKLAEHFNPKKVIPATVEFVDIAGLVKGASKGEGLGNQFLSHIREVGVIAHVVRCFDNDDIVHVSGKIDPASDIEAINIELALADLASLDKRAERAEKASRMGKEAQKEAAVVMRAIEKIRPLLQEGKGARLADLTDDERDAIYDTHLITMKPQMYVCNVDETGAQDNNPYIAAVKKIAESEGADTVVICGKFEAELADLESEEERLSFLAEVGLEESGLSQLARAAYHLIGLRTFFTAGEDECRAWTIHAGDTAPKAAGVIHTDFEKGFIKAEVYSFDDFVKYGSEQKIKEAGRYRQEGKAYVVNDGDVMFFKFNV, via the coding sequence ATGGCTATAAATTGCGGAATTGTGGGTTTACCCAATGTAGGAAAATCGACTATATTTTCGGCTCTTACAAGTGCACCGGCTGAGGCTGCTAATTATCCGTTTTGTACAATAAACCCCAATGTAGGAATTGTAAGTTTACCCGATGCCCGTTTAAAAAAATTGGCTGAACATTTTAATCCAAAAAAGGTAATTCCTGCAACCGTAGAATTTGTGGATATTGCTGGTCTTGTAAAGGGTGCCTCAAAGGGAGAGGGCTTAGGGAATCAGTTTTTGTCCCATATAAGAGAAGTAGGCGTTATTGCCCATGTTGTACGCTGTTTTGATAATGATGATATAGTCCATGTTTCGGGGAAAATAGATCCGGCTTCCGATATTGAAGCGATAAATATCGAGCTCGCTCTTGCCGATCTTGCAAGTTTGGATAAAAGAGCCGAGCGTGCCGAAAAGGCGAGCCGCATGGGTAAGGAAGCTCAAAAAGAAGCCGCTGTCGTAATGCGTGCTATCGAAAAAATTCGCCCTCTTTTGCAGGAAGGAAAGGGAGCCCGCCTTGCCGACTTGACCGATGATGAAAGAGATGCAATCTACGACACCCATCTAATTACAATGAAACCTCAAATGTATGTTTGCAATGTCGATGAAACAGGTGCTCAAGACAACAATCCCTATATAGCGGCGGTTAAAAAGATTGCAGAATCGGAGGGGGCAGATACCGTTGTAATTTGCGGAAAGTTTGAAGCCGAATTAGCCGACCTTGAAAGTGAAGAAGAACGCCTAAGCTTTTTAGCAGAGGTAGGCTTAGAAGAATCGGGTCTTTCACAGCTTGCAAGGGCTGCCTACCACTTAATCGGGCTTAGAACCTTTTTTACGGCCGGAGAAGATGAGTGCCGTGCATGGACGATTCATGCAGGGGATACGGCTCCAAAGGCTGCCGGAGTTATACATACCGACTTTGAAAAGGGATTTATAAAGGCTGAAGTATACAGCTTTGATGACTTTGTAAAATACGGAAGTGAACAAAAGATAAAGGAAGCAGGACGTTACCGTCAAGAAGGGAAAGCCTATGTAGTAAATGACGGTGATGTTATGTTCTTTAAATTTAATGTGTAA